The following proteins are co-located in the Mesorhizobium sp. M1E.F.Ca.ET.045.02.1.1 genome:
- the map gene encoding type I methionyl aminopeptidase produces the protein MVTYLDAATAPLRNTGQIRLYGEEGFAGMRKACDLTARCLDELVPMVKPGVTTETIDRFVFEFGMDHGALPATLNYRGYTKSSCTSINHVVCHGIPDNKPLKDGDIVNIDVTYILDGWHGDSSRMYPVGTIKRAAERLLEVTYECLMRGIAAIKPGARTGAIGAAIQTYAEAERCSVVRDFCGHGVGQLFHDAPNILHYGIVNEGVEMRPGMIFTVEPMINLGRPHVKVLSDGWTAVTRDRSLSAQYEHTIGVTETGCEIFTLSPKKLDRPGLPA, from the coding sequence ATGGTCACTTATCTCGACGCCGCGACGGCACCCTTAAGAAACACCGGCCAGATCCGCCTCTATGGCGAGGAAGGCTTTGCCGGCATGCGCAAGGCTTGCGACCTGACCGCGCGCTGCCTCGACGAGCTTGTGCCGATGGTGAAGCCCGGCGTCACGACCGAGACCATAGACCGCTTCGTCTTCGAGTTCGGCATGGACCACGGCGCATTGCCGGCGACGCTCAACTATCGCGGCTACACAAAATCGTCCTGCACCTCGATCAACCACGTCGTCTGCCACGGCATTCCCGACAACAAGCCGCTGAAGGACGGTGACATCGTCAACATCGACGTCACCTATATCCTTGACGGCTGGCATGGCGATTCCTCGCGCATGTATCCCGTCGGCACGATCAAGCGCGCCGCCGAACGTCTGCTCGAGGTGACCTACGAATGCCTGATGCGCGGCATTGCCGCGATCAAGCCCGGCGCCCGCACCGGCGCCATCGGCGCCGCGATCCAGACCTATGCCGAGGCCGAGCGCTGCTCGGTGGTGCGCGACTTCTGCGGCCACGGCGTCGGCCAGCTCTTCCACGACGCGCCCAATATCCTGCACTACGGCATCGTCAACGAAGGCGTCGAAATGCGGCCGGGCATGATTTTTACCGTCGAGCCGATGATCAATCTCGGCCGCCCGCACGTGAAGGTGCTGTCGGACGGCTGGACGGCGGTGACGCGCGACCGCTCGCTGTCGGCGCAGTACGAGCACACGATCGGCGTCACCGAGACAGGCTGCGAGATCTTCACGCTGTCGCCGAAAAAGCTCGACCGCCCCGGCCTGCCGGCCTGA
- a CDS encoding DUF982 domain-containing protein produces the protein MDRLQFEVPVRITPAPGLPVEEIYSVEQALDFLQNWPKRRQSKVYDAAFNACFGATVDVASAEEACRAFMAFCRVSGLLARDVMFPGKRGNAVRASREARA, from the coding sequence ATGGACAGACTGCAATTCGAGGTGCCGGTGCGCATCACGCCCGCGCCCGGCCTGCCGGTCGAGGAAATCTACAGCGTCGAACAGGCGCTCGACTTCCTGCAGAACTGGCCGAAGCGCCGGCAGAGCAAGGTCTATGACGCCGCCTTCAACGCCTGCTTCGGCGCGACGGTCGATGTCGCGAGCGCGGAGGAAGCCTGCCGGGCCTTCATGGCCTTCTGCCGCGTCAGCGGGTTGCTCGCCAGGGACGTGATGTTCCCCGGCAAGCGCGGCAATGCTGTAAGGGCGTCTCGCGAGGCGAGGGCATAA
- a CDS encoding aspartyl/asparaginyl beta-hydroxylase domain-containing protein — MSSAYDLGTNLVRRIYEKRIDAPAILDAGTHFPNAAKFTAAWQEIRDEALAVKLNKVPRFHDIMPEQAEISANDGLDWRMFVLKAYDMTIPQNLARMPTLSRLLSECPEVKSAAVSFLAPRKHIPAHRGPFRGIMRFHLGLVIPKQADGRPATIMMINHEERRIADGECMLWDDTFEHEVMNNADQPRIALLLDVWRPEMPLDMEILSRLIVRGVQVGMRYRGVSFAG; from the coding sequence ATGTCCAGCGCCTACGATCTTGGAACCAATCTGGTCCGCCGCATCTATGAAAAGCGCATAGATGCACCGGCGATTCTTGACGCCGGCACGCATTTCCCCAATGCCGCGAAGTTCACCGCGGCCTGGCAGGAGATCCGCGACGAGGCGCTTGCGGTGAAGCTGAACAAGGTGCCGCGTTTCCACGACATCATGCCGGAGCAGGCCGAGATTTCGGCCAATGACGGCCTCGATTGGCGCATGTTCGTGCTCAAGGCCTACGACATGACGATCCCGCAAAACCTGGCGCGGATGCCGACCCTCAGCCGGCTGCTGTCGGAATGCCCCGAGGTCAAATCGGCAGCCGTCTCATTCCTGGCGCCGCGCAAGCACATCCCGGCCCATCGCGGCCCCTTTCGCGGCATCATGAGATTTCATCTCGGCCTGGTTATTCCGAAACAGGCGGATGGCCGGCCGGCGACGATCATGATGATCAACCATGAGGAAAGGCGGATCGCCGACGGTGAGTGCATGCTGTGGGACGACACCTTCGAGCATGAAGTCATGAACAACGCCGATCAGCCACGAATTGCCTTGCTGCTCGATGTGTGGCGTCCGGAGATGCCGCTGGACATGGAGATCCTGTCCAGGCTGATCGTTCGCGGTGTGCAGGTGGGAATGCGCTACAGGGGCGTGTCTTTCGCCGGCTGA
- the coxB gene encoding cytochrome c oxidase subunit II, with amino-acid sequence MAIALVLVLVVVGSVLFHFLSPWWWTPIASNWDYIDNTIIITFWITGVVFSAVVLFMAYCVFRFRHREGNRAAYEPENRRLESWLTVVTAVGVTALLVPGLFVWSRFVNVPSEAADIEVIGQQWQWSFRLPGKDGKLGTSDTRDVTADNPLGVAPKDPNGQDDVLVEAADLHLPVGKPVKVLLRSIDVLHDFYIPEFRAKMDMIPGSVTYFWFTPTRTGTFQVLCAELCGQGHPLMHGVVVVDTEQDYQAWLGQQQTFAQLSAPQQTGSADRRPGETTASGPDIAAKLETVEAR; translated from the coding sequence ATGGCGATTGCGCTTGTACTCGTTTTAGTCGTTGTGGGCTCGGTGTTGTTCCACTTCCTGAGCCCATGGTGGTGGACGCCGATTGCCTCGAATTGGGACTATATCGACAACACCATCATCATCACCTTCTGGATCACCGGCGTCGTCTTCAGCGCCGTCGTGCTTTTTATGGCCTATTGCGTGTTCCGCTTCCGCCATCGCGAAGGCAACCGCGCGGCCTATGAGCCGGAGAACAGGCGCCTCGAATCGTGGCTGACGGTCGTCACCGCCGTCGGCGTCACGGCCCTTCTGGTTCCAGGTCTGTTCGTCTGGAGCCGCTTCGTCAACGTTCCAAGCGAGGCGGCCGACATCGAGGTTATTGGTCAGCAATGGCAGTGGAGCTTCCGCCTGCCCGGCAAGGACGGCAAGCTCGGAACTTCGGATACCCGCGACGTAACCGCTGACAATCCGTTGGGCGTTGCCCCCAAAGATCCGAACGGCCAGGACGATGTCTTGGTCGAGGCCGCCGATCTGCACCTGCCGGTCGGCAAGCCGGTCAAGGTGCTGCTGCGTTCGATCGACGTGCTGCATGATTTCTATATCCCGGAATTTCGCGCCAAGATGGACATGATCCCCGGATCCGTCACTTATTTCTGGTTCACTCCAACCAGAACCGGAACCTTCCAGGTCTTGTGCGCCGAGTTATGCGGCCAGGGGCACCCGCTGATGCATGGCGTGGTCGTGGTCGACACCGAGCAGGACTACCAGGCCTGGCTCGGCCAGCAACAGACTTTTGCGCAATTGTCGGCGCCCCAGCAAACGGGCTCCGCGGACCGCCGGCCAGGAGAGACGACGGCGTCCGGTCCCGACATTGCGGCAAAACTCGAAACTGTCGAGGCCCGCTGA
- the radC gene encoding DNA repair protein RadC, with amino-acid sequence MGETGDDERGFFAELPIRRPAKAEPAEKPHYHGHRDRLRERFVAGGADALPDYELLELLLFRLIPRVDTKPIAKALIARFGSLAEVLGAPASLLEEVKGIGPAVATDLKVIAATAQRMARGEVRGREVLSNWTQLLDYCRSAMAFETREQFRILFLDKKNALIADEVQQTGTVDHTPVYPREVVKRALELSASAIILVHNHPSGDPTPSRADIEMTKQIIDTAKPLGIAVHDHIIIGRKGNASMKGLLLI; translated from the coding sequence ATGGGGGAAACCGGCGACGACGAGCGGGGATTTTTCGCGGAGCTGCCGATCCGGCGGCCCGCGAAGGCCGAACCGGCCGAAAAGCCGCATTACCACGGCCATCGCGATCGTCTTCGCGAACGTTTCGTTGCCGGCGGCGCGGACGCCCTGCCTGACTACGAGTTGCTCGAGCTCCTGCTCTTCCGGCTGATCCCGCGCGTCGACACCAAGCCGATCGCCAAGGCGCTGATCGCCCGCTTCGGCTCGCTCGCCGAAGTGCTCGGCGCGCCGGCGTCGCTGCTCGAGGAAGTCAAAGGCATCGGCCCGGCGGTGGCGACCGATCTCAAGGTCATCGCCGCCACGGCACAGCGCATGGCGCGCGGCGAAGTGCGCGGCCGCGAGGTGCTGTCGAACTGGACGCAACTCCTCGACTATTGCCGCTCCGCCATGGCGTTCGAGACCCGCGAGCAGTTCCGCATCCTCTTCCTCGACAAGAAAAACGCGCTGATCGCCGACGAGGTGCAGCAGACCGGCACCGTCGACCACACGCCGGTCTATCCGCGCGAGGTGGTCAAGCGCGCGCTCGAACTTTCCGCCAGCGCCATCATCCTGGTGCACAACCATCCGTCCGGCGACCCGACGCCGTCACGCGCCGACATCGAGATGACCAAGCAGATCATCGATACGGCAAAGCCGCTTGGTATCGCGGTGCACGACCACATCATCATCGGCCGCAAGGGCAATGCCTCGATGAAGGGGCTGCTGCTGATCTAG
- a CDS encoding OmpW family protein has product MVRDWMGSRRGITVAIALVLAGLQQAAAADVQSVDVTQAPVAASGPWQIRARALGVITDDKGNVNGIPGSDLSYSDTVTPELDISCYFTDNLAAELVLGTTYANIYGEGTISGLGKIGKVWVLPPTLTLQYHFTDFGAFKPYVGAGVNYTIFYNQDAGSADALHVKDTFGGALQVGFDYMLDQHWGLNFDVKKLFLEPKFDVTVGGTNFTGKAKLNPWLIGTGVTYRF; this is encoded by the coding sequence ATGGTGAGAGACTGGATGGGGTCGCGGCGGGGGATCACAGTTGCCATCGCCCTTGTCTTGGCAGGACTGCAGCAGGCTGCGGCGGCGGACGTGCAATCCGTGGACGTGACGCAGGCTCCTGTAGCCGCATCCGGCCCTTGGCAGATTCGCGCGCGCGCCCTGGGCGTGATCACGGACGACAAGGGCAACGTCAACGGAATCCCCGGCTCTGACCTTTCCTATTCGGATACGGTGACGCCGGAATTGGACATCTCCTGCTACTTCACGGACAATCTCGCCGCTGAACTCGTTCTCGGCACCACCTACGCCAATATCTACGGCGAGGGAACGATCAGCGGGTTGGGCAAGATCGGCAAGGTCTGGGTGCTGCCGCCTACGCTCACGCTGCAATACCACTTCACCGATTTCGGCGCCTTCAAGCCCTATGTCGGTGCCGGCGTGAACTACACGATCTTCTATAACCAGGATGCCGGCAGCGCCGACGCTCTCCATGTCAAGGACACATTCGGCGGCGCCCTGCAGGTCGGCTTCGATTACATGCTGGATCAGCATTGGGGCCTCAATTTCGACGTCAAGAAGCTCTTTTTGGAGCCGAAATTCGACGTCACGGTCGGCGGCACGAACTTTACAGGTAAAGCCAAGCTCAATCCCTGGCTGATCGGCACGGGCGTCACCTATCGCTTCTGA